In Fusarium oxysporum Fo47 chromosome VII, complete sequence, the following proteins share a genomic window:
- a CDS encoding RTA1 protein: MDRRAVSIDPESRTFEFKPYRYTPSLVAAVVSVVVFATLTALHTWRVHKFQAFYFAAFTIGGLFQTVGYGGRLWSHFDPEALGGFIIQEILILVAPALYAASIYMVLGRLLRSLRAEHHSFIPVKWMTKIFVIGDIVSFTLQAGGGGIQSAGSLKLYEIGEKVIIVGLFVQIAVFGFFMVTSLICHGRLAGALAPAADQEIIPWRRHLYVLYTTSIIILIRSVFRVIEYVQGNGGYLISHEIFLYIFDACLMAAVMLIFFVWYIGDLEPKETHKRRLTVESDIGLTGLDQVELNGVRI; encoded by the exons ATGGATCGTCGAGCTGTCTCTATAGACCCCGAATCACGTACATTCGAGTTTAAGCCCTACAGATACACGCCCTCTTTGGTTGCCGCCGTCGTTAGCGTCGTCGTCTTCGCAACTCTCACAGCCCTCCACACATGGCGTGTGCATAAATTTCAAGCCTTTTACTTCGCAGCCTTCACAATCGGTGGTCTCT TTCAAACGGTTGGCTATGGCGGGAGGCTATGGTCGCACTTTGATCCAGAAGCTCTCGGTGGCTTCATAATTCAAGAAATTCTTATCCTCGTTGCGCCAGCTCTCTACGCTGCTTCCATCTATATGGTCCTCGGTCGCCTCCTCCGGTCCCTCCGGGCCGAGCACCACTCCTTCATTCCCGTCAAGTGGATGACCAAGATCTTCGTCATTGGCGATATTGTCTCTTTCACTTTACAAGCCGGTGGCGGTGGCATCCAGTCGGCTGGATCGCTCAAACTATACGAAATAGGCGAGAAGGTCATCATCGTTGGCCTGTTTGTGCAAATTGCCGTTTTCGGTTTCTTTATGGTCACCTCTCTGATCTGCCACGGTAGACTCGCCGGTGCGCTGGCTCCTGCCGCGGATCAGGAGATTATACCGTGGAGACGCCATCTTTATGTCCTTTATACCAcaagcatcatcattctTATCCGAAGCGTCTTCCGCGTCATTGAATACGTTCAGGGCAATGGCGGGTACCTCATCTCTCACGAGATCTTCCTCTACATCTTCGACGCTTGTTTAATGGCAGCTGTCATGCTCATATTTTTCGTTTGGTACATTGGGGATCTCGAGCCCAAGGAGACTCACAAGAGGCGGTTGACCGTGGAGTCTGACATTGGTTTGACAGGATTGGATCAGGTCGAACTGAATGGTGTTCGGATATGA
- a CDS encoding Six-hairpin glycosidase-like protein yields MIPRLSATLLATVVSVCIVEASTVSSSLAHSYQDDNSKAILGNTDSVTLTSNGKTPGILIIDYHQNVDGFPTFEVVKTKGNTSVFELTYGETKAAVNQYMGDGPMSFAAAMDNYRINRHNITGPSVISQRLIQGGFRYQKLNLSSAGTLVLKNIGVKPTTDTTPLDKLAAYFECSDKDLTRIWRTGARTVQLTEIPKNSLPDFWNITKEGALVESSAPQILAQAESLTDYKLQFQVKPLTGQFGFLVLGDSLNTGIYISCNLLDGTVSVHVGSTNLDKVIKTTKLSTRLPINKWLTVAATVNSTQIQVSFNGKAGLDFTQAEKFAGSVGLGADYPHAAVFRNLNLTTLTGGDIYSASLKDDSFLDDFLMGTNPADTIVDGSRRDRIAYSGDLDIALAASFASTYARSFVEGTIDLLGSFQTTSGFFIPTAKIQQPPLASPLPFNMTGLIGYSFNIMTAMAYNYEMTGDVAFAKKWAPAVISMLDWVHSQSRGGLFSLSDESFGGDWNYYDPPQSGIVTKFNAVYAYALAQCIPMLDAAGKDVSVYSKQLKTLRTAMNDKLWDESMGAYVLSEKHRDGFAQDANAIAILAGVPSGKASSSRILSTMKKELMLPAGPLAFSNSTSAAGFARKISPYASTYHLRAAFQSNNTEIAKSLLKTLWAPMADPKHTNYTNCFWETLNPEGTPGLALGTSLCHGWGAGPTAELIRHVLGIQPVEAGFRKWTVVPQTLGLKWAKGKQPTPHGDISVEWKFDNKLLHMEVRGPRKGSQGTVFFPQPLLTPLSKTVITVNGKIIDEPSFKVQPNEKLIIEQRKR; encoded by the exons ATGATTCCGAGACTATCGGCCACTCTATTGGCCACCGTCGTCTCGGTATGCATAGTCGAGGCGTCCACtgtatcatcatcactcgCTCATTCCTACCAAGACGACAACTCCAAGGCCATTCTTGGAAACACCGATAGTGTTACGCTCACATCTAACGGCAAGACTCCTGGAATCTTAATCATTGATTATCACCAGAATGTCGATGGGTTCCCAACATTTGAGGTGGTGAAGACCAAGGGCAACACGTCGGTTTTTGAACTCACTTATGGTGAGACCAAAGCGGCTGTCAATCAGTACATG GGTGATGGCCCAATGTCTTTTGCCGCCGCGATGGACAACTATCGCATCAACCGTCACAACATCACCGGGCCGTCTGTCATTTCTCAACGTCTTATCCAAGGAGGCTTCCGCTACCAGAAACTGAACCTCTCATCTGCCGGAACTCTCGTCCTCAAGAACATTGGCGTTAAACCAACCACAGACACCACTCCCCTTGACAAATTGGCAGCTTATTTCGAGTGTTCTGATAAAGACTTGACCAGAATCTGGAGAACTGGTGCAAGGACAGTTCAGCTGACCGAGATCCCAAAAAATTCTCTTCCTGACTTTTGGAACATTACCAAGGAGGGTGCTTTGGTCGAAAGCTCAGCACCTCAGATTCTCGCCCAAGCTGAGTCGCTCACGGATTACAAGCTCCAGTTTCAGGTAAAGCCTTTGACTGGCCAGTTTGGCTTCCTGGTCCTGGGTGACTCGCTCAATACGGGCATATACATCTCGTGCAATCTCCTTGACGGTACCGTATCGGTTCATGTTGGATCAACCAACCTCGACAAAGTCATCAAGACAACCAAACTCTCCACGCGTCTCCCGATCAACAAATGGCTTACAGTAGCCGCCACTGTCAACTCAACCCAAATTCAGGTCTCTTTCAACGGCAAAGCTGGGCTCGACTTTACTCAGGCCGAGAAGTTTGCTGGATCAGTCGGTCTTGGCGCGGATTACCCTCATGCCGCTGTATTCCGAAACTTGAACCTCACGACACTTACTGGTGGCGATATTTACAGTGCATCTCTTAAGGACGATTCATTCTTGGACGACTTTCTCATGGGCACCAACCCTGCAGACACTATCGTTGATGGGTCCAGACGAGATCGAATTGCTTATTCTGGAGATCTTGACATTGCACTCGCCGCGTCATTTGCAAGCACCTATGCTCGATCCTTTGTCGAAGGAACTATCGATCTGCTTGGATCCTTCCAAACCACCTCTGGCTTTTTTATCCCTACAGCAAAGATTCAACAACCCCCTCTCGCCTCCCCCCTACCTTTCAACATGACCGGTCTCATCGGATACTCGTTCAACATCATGACAGCCATGGCATACAACTACGAGATGACGGGTGACGTTGCCTTTGCCAAAAAGTGGGCACCAGCTGTTATTTCGATGCTTGACTGGGTACACTCTCAGTCTCGAGGTGGTCTCTTCTCTCTGTCTGATGAGTCTTTTGGCGGTGACTGGAACTACTATGACCCTCCCCAATCTGGAATTGTCACCAAATTCAACGCTGTCTACGCATATGCTCTTGCACAGTGCATCCCGATGCTCGATGCTGCTGGCAAAGACGTGTCGGTATACTCGAAGCAACTGAAAACTCTACGTACGGCGATGAACGACAAGCTCTGGGATGAGTCAATGGGCGCTTATGTCTTGTCAGAGAAACATCGGGACGGGTTCGCTCAAGATGCAAACGCCATTGCTATTCTTGCCGGCGTTCCCAGTGGCAAAGCCTCATCCAGCAGAATTCTTTCCACCATGAAGAAGGAATTGATGCTACCTGCTGGACCTCTGGCCTTCTCCAACTCGACATCTGCTGCTGGTTTCGCTCGCAAGATAAGCCCATATGCCAGCACTTACCACTTGCGAGCTGCTTTCCAGTCAAACAACACAGAGATAGCAAAGTCTCTTCTCAAGACACTGTGGGCGCCCATGGCTGATCCCAAGCATACAAACTACACCAACTGCTTCTGGGAGACTCTCAATCCAGAGGGAACTCCTGGTCTCGCTCTTGGCACCTCACTGTGTCATGGATGGGGAGCTGGTCCTACAGCTGAGCTGATTCGCCATGTGCTTGGTATTCAGCCTGTAGAAGCTGGTTTCAGGAAGTGGACAGTGGTGCCACAGACTCTTGGTCTAAAGTGGGCAAAGGGAAAGCAGCCTACTCCTCACGGCGATATCAGCGTTGAATGGAAGTTTGACAACAAGCTCCTCCATATGGAGGTTCGGGGACCGCGAAAGGGGTCGCAAGGAACTGTGTTCTTTCCCCAACCTCTGTTGACTCCTTTGTCCAAGACTGTTATCACGGTCAATGGCAAGATCATTGACGAACCCAGTTTCAAGGTGCAGCCTAatgagaagctcatcattGAACAGAGGAAGCGATAA
- a CDS encoding RTA1 like protein-domain-containing protein has protein sequence MYPYEPSIIAALIAAGVFGLSAALHTFVVAKKKTWFYSCLIVGAWMMTAGYVFRILSSKSPNEMILYIMQSLFIILPPSLYAATIYMIYGRIALFVRCPQASLISPHKITKIFVVGDLFAFLLQASGGGMMAMASLADIGQKIVLVGLFIQIIFFGLFLIVSIIFLKRMAVPGAGNPISRGKRSWQALFIILLVASAVILARCIFRIMEFAQGHNGELASNELLIYLFDALPMAAVQILFHVVHAGDVFNDQVGFTKFDNDTELALNQV, from the exons ATGTATCCGTACGAGCCTAGCATCATCGCGGCACTCATCGCTGCCGGTGTTTTCGGCCTCAGCGCAGCCCTGCACACGTTTGTcgtggccaagaagaagacttggTTCTACAGCTGTCTCATCGTCGGTGCTTGGA TGATGACCGCCGGCTATGTCTTCCGAATCCTCTCGTCTAAGAGCCCTAACGAGATGATTCTGTACATCATGCAGTCACTGTTCATCATCCTCCCGCCATCCCTGTATGCAGCCACCATATACATGATCTATGGCCGGATCGCCCTGTTCGTGCGATGCCCGCAGGCATCCCTCATCTCCCCCCACAAGATCACCAAAATCTTCGTCGTTGGCGACTTATTCgccttcctcctccaggCATCCGGCGGAGGCATGATGGCTATGGCCAGCCTCGCCGACATAGGCCAGAAGATTGTCCTCGTCGGTCTTTTCATCCAGATCATATTCTTTGGCCTCTTCCTTATCgtctccatcatcttcctcaagcGTATGGCCGTCCCGGGTGCCGGTAACCCCATTTCCCGCGGCAAGCGGAGCTGGCAGGCCCTTTTCATAATCCTGCTGGTGGCCTCGGCAGTCATTCTTGCCAGGTGCATTTTCCGCATCATGGAGTTCGCCCAGGGGCACAACGGGGAACTGGCATCGAACGAGTTACTCATATACCTCTTCGACGCGCTCCCTATGGCGGCGGTGCAGATTCTTTTTCACGTCGTGCACGCGGGAGACGTCTTCAATGACCAGGTCGGTTTCACTAAGTTTGACAACGATACGGAACTAGCTCTCAACCAGGTCTGA